The Humulus lupulus chromosome 7, drHumLupu1.1, whole genome shotgun sequence region ATCCAGTCTCCATCTTTGTCCTCATAGGTTGGTACATACTCAGAACCATTTAAAAGATCTATCAATTTGCTCTCGTTCATGAAATCCTTCATTCCTTGTGAGCCACAGTTACCTTTAACCAAAGCAAAAAGATTTACCACTTTCTATTAGTACCCTTTTGCAATATTAACCCAAAAGTGTAACTTTTAACATCAAAATCCATGATGGGCAatctagttttttttattattatttcttaccAATGGTGAAAGAGCTGAACATTTTGCCTAAAGCATCAGAAAGTTCTTGGTAACTTTGGTACAATTTGAGGTCCACTTTACGTAAGTAGGGTGCACCATCCATGCTAACTTTTACAAATGCTGCACTGTTGCCTGTGCCTGCCTTTGAAGATTCCTCTGTGCTGTTCTTTTGTGCTGAAACGATGTTCTTTCTGAACGATCTCACGGGTGGCCAACCCACAACCTGTGTCCTGAAGTTCAAAAAGTTGGTCCACTATTAGCACTATTTAACAAccattttaagtttttattatttgGGTTTTTCCCACTACTATTTGACCTTTTAACCAAGTTTTATAAACAGTaaatatagaagaaaaaaaacttaaaagTGTATTATTACACcccaaaaaaaaagtcatatacTTTTATTTTAAAGGTCTTACTTTTGAGCTGTTCAATAATTCTTTGGTAgttgagaaagaaagaaagagtatAAGATTCCTTATGTTTTGTTCTTTTCCTTTGTCTTCCCGACAACCAACCAGAACCTTTCAAAAAGGAAAGCCCACATCCACTGTACATTACTCTGTACATGTGGTTATCGTCCATGTAGACCCAACCCAACCCAAACCTTTTCTTTAAACTCATCCACATTAATTATATCACTTATTGATCACAATTTCTAGAGGTGAAGAATAAATTAATAGATAACCATGAtaatgtttttaaaatcaataaaaataaagaacCCATCATAGTTTCTTCCATGAATTAAGATTTTTTAGTTTATGACCTtctataattaataaaaatacataataatTTCTCTCACGCATTAGATCAAACACCTTAAACCTACGCATACAATCAGATATACACCAAAATATGAAACCATGAATAAAAGTAAAagaatcaaagggagatactatTACGAAACATAACGAATAAAAAGCTAAAAAACAGAAACTTACTTGGCGGGAGGCTTAGAAGATTCAGTAGAAGGAGAAGCAGCATCAGCAGCTGTAGCAACAGTAGTAACCTTTTCTTTCTTACTATCAACTTGATCCAACAACCCAGAATCTTTAGACGAAAGATTAAGCTTCAAATCAACAGTTTCAGAGAACCCTCTCTTATTCCCGTTGTTCTTGACCATCTCCGGCACTCCTCCGGCGACTTCACCAGTTCCCTTCCCGCCGGGAAGACCCAAGCGTAATTCCGTCTCTTCAAAGTTAATAAGCTCCACACTACCCATGATTCCAGTCTCCAATTTTCCTCTCTTAAGATAAATAAACAAACCCTTTTCCCTTCTTTAAATTCTGCAAATATCTTTAGCTTTCAGTTATGGCGAATACGAGCTCAGAAAAACGAAAATGGCGAAACTAAGAAAGAAGAAGGCGATGTAGGGAACCGAATGGTCTAACTTATAAGACTTTTTTTTAGAGCTTTAACAAATGGGCGAGATTTTTAGACGGCTAAGATGAGGCCACGTGGATAGTGATGTGTAACTTTGTTTTTGGATCGTTTTTAGCAGATTGTCGGGGAGGAGTGACGTCACGGATGACGTGGAATTTTAGAATGATTGTGGCCAAGTGAGCAGAGATATACGAAGTTGGGGTTGGCTATGAGCTCTCTTGTTTGCTTTTTACTATTTTGTTTCCTAAGGCTCCACCAATGGAAATTGCTTATATTTTATGACAAAATTCTATTATTAgaaaaaaacaataattaattaacaGACAATAATAAAAGTAGTTTGGTTTATGTCTTTGACAATTATAATATTTTCCAAAAATTATACGTATACTTCTATTATGTATAGAAGATAACGACTAAAGATGCTTTAATGTATAATTGGTAATTATTTTAAAGATAAGGCTTATCAACAACACTGCAGTTATtgtgttattttattatttagtAAAAATTGCTTGAAGATAGTTATTTATATTTCGTTTTCTATTGACCCTTTTATAGGCCAAACTTTATTAAACTACATTGctattttttttcaacaaaaccAGCAATATGATGTGTTTGGTTGGTCTTAATTatacaaaattaaatttatttattttgcctTGGACGTTGAAACATGAGTCATTTTCTTATAGGTATAGGCTTCACTCATAAAAAGCATCACaaacacaataaataaataaaaaacacttACCAATTCCATGATTAAATGTGAAAAAACAATGGCACAATATGTGGTCTACAAATATAGTAGCTAACTTCAACTCTTGGTTAattattgatttgattttttttataagtaCGATTTTATCACTTATGCATATCCATAAAGTTAAATTTCCAGCTCCACAAAAAAAAAGttcaatcaagagaaaaatacaCACTATCAATTATCGTTCTCCAAGTACAATAATAATTAATAGTTATCTTAATTCTTATCACAATTCCAGCACTTTATGTGGTGTCCCTTCCAAACAAAAAATAATACATTCTTGGTATATTTGTAAATGTTTCAAACTTTTGGGTACAAAATttgaaacaaaaaattaaaaatactaaaatatcCAGGTTGTGAATGACCCACCATGTTGCACAttgtttaatattaaaaaatataataataataataaataataaataaaattttatttttattattattatttggggTGTAATGAAGAATCTGGTATCGGGTGAAGTGGCACAGAATGATAGATATTATTACGCATCATTAGGACGAAGATCGGATCTCCACCTGTTGATTCGGGGTTTGTGAACTTTCGAGGAATCAGACGGTGGAGAAAAGGAGTTTTGGTCAGTGGGCCCCACATGCGAGAACAGACGATAAAAGTCAACTCAACTCTGAAAGGAAAACCTCCCATGTGACTGAAGAAGGGGGGACATTGACTGGGCCCCCACAAGCCCAGCCCACCAAAACAACACCTTGCGGGAATAATCTCCTACGCCGTATATATCGTGCTCCCACTTTAGCACGCGTGTAGACAGTTAAGTTAAAGAAAGTGctcaattttttttgataaagtttgttgtttgtacaaaattaatatatttttttattaaaacaaaatcACGGGTAATTTAAGATCAAAGAGACATTAATTAAGATTTGGATGTCTAAAGTAATATCTTTTGAAATGATTGCAACAGACCacattatcaattttttttttaatttcacatTTTTATTATACATGCCTGTCCCTCGagttgtttattttaattaactTTTGATTAATTATAGTTTATTATTCTAGACTACGTAATTATTATTCTCATgacttaattataatattaattttttagcTCATTTGTCAATTGCTGTGTTTACAAAGTTGCGTTAGTAATAGTATGGCAGAATAATGTGTATTTTTTTAGGAGGTTTGTCtgcacaatattttttttttattaatgtacgttcttttttatataaaagaataCTGCTTTATTTTCTTtcccaaaattttaattaaagttTCGTTGTAGCTACTTGTTTAAGTAGTTAGGTGTTTTCTTctattatgttattttattttatttttggttcgaggaaatacCATTGCTGTCCAATGAATTTTAGTCAAATAACAAAATTAACattatgttttatataattaatcatcagtctgattttgatttttttttcagttgTAATAAAAGTAAAAGTCCTATTGAAGTTTTTAAACTAAGTTcgtatataaaattaatttcgGTATACTATGTTACATGGAGGTTTTTATGAAAACAGAGCGATTGAACTAGAttaatgttttcttttattttaaaaaaaaaaagtagattaATTTCGTTTGGTCTACAATTAAGTGAgtacaaaattaaattatttgtCATTTTTTACAAAGTCTCCCTTGTATGTATAATTAAtagtaaataagatattttaatcATATGTTTGTAGATGCTACTTAAATTTTAATGCTCCCCTTGAAAAAATGAAACACTTGAGTGCTAATATACTGGCTGTGATATTACTTGAGTGTTGTTCTATACTTCCTATGAGATATTTGTGTACAGAGTATTACTAGGGTGTACCAATAGTACTCAAATCCTTATATGAAATATGACTTTTGGTATAATTTAATatgtatattttaatttaaaaaaaaaaatatattgaatcAGTTATCAAATTACACCGATCAAAAGTAGCGATGTAAATACGCTCTTAATGTATGTTTTGCTCTATACTTAAAacactttactaaaacacatttttttctattttataccaaattttttttacattatactatacattatcttctttatttttcttggcattatttaaatattatatttttaaatatattttatttatttttaaaaataaaataattaaatataataatattacacatatatacaaaaatgtataaaaaattaataaaataattatagttTAATGAATTGTGCTTCCCCATAAGCGCTAAAAGGATAAACTAGCTCAAGTTTACATAATCAAGTGGAATGTTACTTTTCCCGTATAGAAAATGAGTAATGATATATGCACACACAAATTACATTCAAGCATTACACACACTTATGTGGCAATTCACTTTTACTTTGTAAAACTTATCTTAAGTAAATATGATTAGGTGAAGAAAATTGTCACATAAGTGTATGTAATGTTTGATTATTTTCAAAAACTAtgtttctaaaatgaaaatttagatttatagtcttaaaataagtttttaaaaatgtgattgattCGTTATCTC contains the following coding sequences:
- the LOC133790734 gene encoding auxin-responsive protein IAA16, encoding MGSVELINFEETELRLGLPGGKGTGEVAGGVPEMVKNNGNKRGFSETVDLKLNLSSKDSGLLDQVDSKKEKVTTVATAADAASPSTESSKPPAKTQVVGWPPVRSFRKNIVSAQKNSTEESSKAGTGNSAAFVKVSMDGAPYLRKVDLKLYQSYQELSDALGKMFSSFTIGNCGSQGMKDFMNESKLIDLLNGSEYVPTYEDKDGDWMLVGDVPWEMFVDSCKRLRIMKGSEAIGLAPRAVEKCKNRA